The Cyprinus carpio isolate SPL01 chromosome A19, ASM1834038v1, whole genome shotgun sequence genome has a segment encoding these proteins:
- the LOC109110277 gene encoding cbp/p300-interacting transactivator 3-like: MAEHMMMPMTHGSAGGGLHGYRMGINGPSPHGHQPGLRTLPNGQLVHYGRGPQSSMEAPMRQRNVMNGVMNGQVSGQMSGGHPHQMQQPSMMYGGPNQQPQGHPQTQHHHMHPQSQHPQQYMGGGGLTASQQLMASMHLQKLNTQYHGHPHGPMNGHMGNVQHRMGPAQLAGMQMGMGGPALGLNVMDMDLIDEEVLTSLVLEFGLDRVQELPELFLGQNEFDFISDFVCKQQPSTVSC, encoded by the coding sequence ATGGCTGAACACATGATGATGCCTATGACCCATGGCTCTGCTGGAGGAGGCCTGCATGGGTATCGCATGGGAATTAATGGCCCTTCTCCGCACGGACACCAGCCTGGTCTGCGGACCCTTCCCAACGGGCAGCTTGTGCACTACGGCAGGGGGCCCCAGAGCTCCATGGAGGCGCCCATGAGGCAGAGGAACGTGATGAACGGCGTCATGAACGGTCAGGTCAGTGGCCAGATGAGCGGCGGACACCCCCACCAAATGCAGCAACCAAGTATGATGTACGGAGGTCCAAATCAGCAACCGCAGGGTCACCCTCAAACCCAGCACCATCATATGCACCCCCAGAGCCAGCACCCACAGCAGTATATGGGTGGAGGTGGCCTTACAGCATCTCAGCAACTTATGGCGAGCATGCATCTTCAGAAACTCAATACTCAGTACCACGGACACCCTCACGGGCCTATGAATGGCCACATGGGAAACGTCCAGCACAGGATGGGTCCTGCTCAGTTGGCAGGCATGCAGATGGGGATGGGTGGGCCGGCGTTGGGCCTCAACGTCATGGACATGGACTTGATTGATGAGGAGGTTCTGACGTCCTTGGTGCTGGAGTTCGGGCTGGACCGGGTTCAAGAGTTGCCTGAGCTTTTCCTCGGACAAAACGAGTTCGATTTCATCTCAGACTTTGTGTGCAAGCAGCAACCAAGTACTGTCAGCTGCTGA